A window from Lactiplantibacillus pentosus encodes these proteins:
- a CDS encoding HAMP domain-containing sensor histidine kinase: MAETDTKQVTPKPRRRWSLKWKWALGTAIGSALIFICFSLLVYKSFTNLLLRQEQRNVASAVTTVQQSLRTESSGLTIKSVAGKLQPEASVEPANSMSERKHGVLQSKIFTDSDLTALSRTNLAVTVYDPNGNTLYLSRKDAHEFSKNKSRQVRLVGHGSNAELVGRAPIYAASNHKLIGYTQVTDNLSEYHATTQNLIWIFIVMTMITIFGATLLGYFLAAFLLRPMRKIKQTINAVNDDPQTDSRVPDLKRNDELSDLAVVFNDMLDQMQRYITQQQQFVEDVSHELRTPVAIIQGHMELLNRWGKDDPQVLSESLAASLSETKRMQSLVQEMLDLSRAEQLEINFSHETSDVQKLVTQAFNDFKMIHPDFSFTFDDDVKKPVYAQIYRNHLEQVLIILLDNAVKYSTRRKEIHLSLSTDYRYVEVAVQDFGEGISKDNLDRVFNRFYRVDKARSRDKGGNGLGLSIAQRLIEGYHGHISVESVVGQGSIFRFQLPILRDAKLLEKAEAETNDVEKIAKSELPAGIKPATRDEDEPPLDDHEHEK; the protein is encoded by the coding sequence ATGGCTGAGACTGATACCAAACAAGTGACGCCTAAACCACGGCGCCGTTGGTCATTAAAATGGAAATGGGCGCTCGGGACCGCAATTGGGTCCGCGCTCATTTTTATTTGTTTTTCTTTATTGGTCTATAAGAGTTTCACGAACCTCTTATTGCGCCAAGAGCAACGGAACGTGGCTAGTGCTGTCACGACAGTCCAACAATCATTACGAACCGAAAGCTCCGGATTGACGATTAAATCCGTCGCGGGCAAATTGCAGCCGGAAGCCAGTGTTGAGCCGGCCAATAGTATGAGTGAACGTAAACACGGCGTCCTTCAAAGCAAGATTTTTACCGATTCTGACCTGACAGCCTTATCGCGGACGAATTTAGCCGTGACCGTTTATGACCCAAATGGCAATACGCTCTATTTGTCACGCAAGGATGCACATGAATTTTCGAAAAACAAGTCACGCCAAGTTCGACTAGTCGGGCACGGGAGCAACGCTGAATTGGTCGGGCGGGCACCAATTTATGCCGCCAGCAATCATAAGTTGATTGGTTACACCCAGGTGACGGATAACTTATCCGAATACCATGCGACAACGCAAAACTTGATTTGGATCTTCATCGTGATGACGATGATTACGATTTTTGGCGCAACCTTGTTAGGGTACTTCTTGGCGGCCTTCCTGTTGCGACCGATGCGTAAAATCAAGCAGACCATTAATGCCGTCAATGACGACCCCCAGACCGATTCACGGGTCCCAGACCTCAAACGCAATGATGAATTGTCCGATTTGGCAGTCGTCTTTAATGACATGTTGGACCAAATGCAACGCTACATTACGCAGCAACAGCAGTTCGTCGAAGACGTTTCCCATGAGCTGCGGACGCCAGTTGCCATTATTCAGGGACACATGGAACTGCTGAATCGCTGGGGCAAGGATGATCCACAAGTCTTATCCGAATCATTAGCGGCCAGTTTATCCGAGACCAAACGGATGCAGAGTTTGGTTCAAGAAATGTTAGACTTGTCACGTGCTGAACAGTTGGAAATCAACTTCAGTCATGAGACTTCAGACGTCCAAAAATTGGTCACACAAGCGTTTAACGATTTCAAGATGATTCATCCAGACTTTAGTTTTACGTTTGATGATGATGTCAAAAAGCCGGTGTACGCGCAGATCTATCGGAATCATCTCGAACAAGTCTTGATTATCTTGCTCGACAACGCCGTCAAGTATTCGACGCGTCGTAAGGAAATTCACTTGTCGTTATCGACCGACTACCGGTATGTGGAAGTCGCCGTTCAAGATTTCGGTGAGGGGATTTCTAAGGATAATTTGGACCGCGTCTTCAACCGCTTCTATCGGGTCGATAAGGCGCGTAGTCGCGATAAGGGCGGAAATGGCCTGGGCTTGTCTATCGCCCAACGCTTAATCGAAGGCTACCATGGCCATATCAGTGTGGAGTCGGTGGTTGGCCAAGGGTCGATTTTCCGGTTCCAATTACCGATTTTGCGCGATGCCAAATTGTTGGAAAAAGCTGAAGCTGAGACCAATGATGTGGAGAAAATTGCAAAGTCGGAACTTCCAGCCGGGATCAAACCCGCAACTCGTGATGAAGACGAACCACCGTTGGATGATCACGAACACGAAAAGTAA
- a CDS encoding SdpI family protein, which translates to MLPKTWYTHSALKWLVLVNFINLLVLFARYVASSRPVWIMNNMTLLSLTGLFLISCLLIVSGWRLSVNPALVQSGLDLNLVVFCYLLLVDFNLIVTPGILTIALIVSIVGVPEAYVPRNNLIGVRIPLTFASDENWRKTNVFGARLLTAMSYLTLLFFGRANQALFFTVFLSLLILSTLVVFGYSYRLSRKLL; encoded by the coding sequence ATGTTACCGAAAACTTGGTATACGCATTCAGCGCTAAAATGGTTGGTGCTGGTTAATTTTATTAATTTGCTGGTTTTATTCGCACGATATGTCGCTAGTTCACGCCCAGTTTGGATCATGAATAACATGACACTACTTAGCTTAACGGGGCTATTTCTAATCAGCTGTTTGCTTATTGTGAGCGGTTGGCGATTAAGCGTCAATCCAGCATTAGTGCAGTCTGGTCTGGACTTGAACTTAGTGGTGTTCTGCTACTTATTGTTGGTGGATTTCAATTTGATCGTCACGCCCGGTATTCTGACGATCGCGTTAATCGTCTCAATCGTCGGGGTGCCAGAAGCCTATGTGCCGCGTAATAACTTGATTGGGGTCCGTATTCCTTTGACTTTCGCGTCGGATGAAAACTGGCGGAAGACGAATGTGTTTGGTGCACGGCTGCTGACAGCGATGAGTTATTTGACGTTGCTATTCTTCGGTCGAGCCAACCAAGCATTGTTCTTCACCGTATTTTTGTCTCTGCTGATACTGTCAACATTGGTTGTTTTTGGCTATTCTTATCGCTTAAGCCGGAAATTGTTGTAA
- a CDS encoding exonuclease SbcCD subunit D, which yields MKLLHTADWHIGRTLNGYSLLDEQEAAFKQILAIALAEKVDGIVIAGDIYDRAVPSTDAVTSLDHMLQAINIEHHLPIYAIAGNHDGAKRLNYGREWLAYANFHLNTLLAEAFTPIETPEAQIFMLPFFDPIDARVYYQQQGLPEKQVKAIHTINDAMQLVLADLTAQFDPTKRHLLITHFTVTPKTDDDLELTSETTSKVGGLATLTTDLFSDFDYVMLGHIHTRLASPDPDRIRYSGSPVKFNVKEANPKFHGKGVEIITITPDDITHEFKPIQPKTDLVSLKAPWETLLDPEFYQQQPLKQAWFAITVQDFDRSKHLNVRAQLEQIYGTIVELDYETHHQATMTSHAQALDTLSPDAIVGQFFNDITGQPLSKTQQQLVDQIFVNLRKED from the coding sequence ATGAAGTTACTACATACGGCTGATTGGCATATCGGTCGCACACTTAACGGCTACTCGTTGCTGGACGAACAGGAGGCCGCATTCAAACAAATCTTGGCGATTGCACTCGCTGAAAAGGTGGACGGAATCGTCATCGCCGGCGATATTTATGACCGGGCGGTTCCGAGCACCGATGCGGTCACGTCGCTTGACCACATGTTGCAAGCGATCAATATCGAACATCACCTACCGATTTACGCGATTGCTGGGAATCACGACGGCGCTAAACGTCTCAATTACGGTCGTGAATGGCTGGCGTACGCCAACTTCCATCTCAACACGTTACTCGCTGAGGCCTTTACACCGATTGAAACCCCTGAGGCCCAGATTTTCATGTTGCCATTTTTCGACCCAATCGATGCGCGGGTCTACTATCAACAACAAGGCTTACCCGAAAAACAAGTCAAAGCGATTCATACGATCAATGACGCCATGCAATTGGTACTCGCAGACTTGACTGCCCAATTCGACCCAACGAAACGCCACCTGCTGATCACACATTTCACGGTCACACCCAAAACCGACGACGACTTGGAACTGACAAGTGAAACGACGTCCAAGGTCGGTGGTTTGGCAACTTTAACGACCGATTTATTCAGTGATTTTGACTATGTCATGCTCGGGCACATTCACACTCGGCTGGCCTCGCCGGACCCCGACCGCATTCGTTACTCCGGGAGTCCCGTGAAGTTTAACGTCAAGGAAGCTAATCCTAAGTTTCATGGAAAAGGTGTCGAAATTATCACCATCACCCCAGACGATATCACCCACGAGTTTAAGCCCATTCAACCTAAGACGGATTTAGTGAGTCTAAAAGCACCGTGGGAAACCCTACTCGACCCGGAATTCTATCAACAGCAGCCTTTAAAACAGGCGTGGTTCGCGATTACGGTCCAGGACTTCGATCGTAGCAAACATCTCAACGTCCGGGCTCAGCTAGAACAAATTTATGGGACGATCGTCGAACTTGATTACGAAACGCACCATCAAGCCACAATGACGAGCCATGCGCAAGCGCTCGACACGTTATCGCCGGATGCGATTGTCGGCCAGTTTTTCAATGATATTACTGGTCAGCCGCTTTCAAAAACGCAACAGCAGCTTGTCGATCAAATTTTTGTCAATTTAAGAAAAGAGGATTAG
- a CDS encoding peptide ABC transporter substrate-binding protein, which produces MKKRVLKLSLIVGGALLMLSGCGHSSGASNQNKRTLNLMQTATLTTLDSTNQATLPEFNTLVNTTEGLYRLNSKDQPVPAMATKIVKPTKNGTQYVFHIRKNAKWSNGDPVLASDFEYAWKRAMNPANKPVYTYIFSGIKNADAINNGKKSYKSLGIKAIGKRTLRIQLDHPMTYFNKLVTVPVFLPQDEKFVTKIGTDKYGTNSPTTVSNGAFKVTGWTGSNDSYVLKRNQYYWDKQAIKLKQIRYQTVKDANTAHNLFADGKLDDATISGVTAKSLQHNANVKHVDRAWTYYLQVNQRSGQPLQNKKLRQALSLVINRKQLTKTVLADGSKPASSFVSPGTAVDPTTNRDFSAETSFSTKVDIAKARQLWTAGLKEANIKGTVHLTLIGDDQDVTKNVAQFVQQ; this is translated from the coding sequence GTGAAAAAAAGGGTATTGAAACTTAGTCTAATTGTTGGTGGGGCACTGCTAATGTTATCAGGATGTGGACACTCAAGTGGGGCTTCTAATCAAAATAAACGAACTTTGAATCTGATGCAGACAGCAACGCTCACGACACTGGACAGTACGAATCAAGCGACGCTACCTGAATTTAATACTTTGGTCAACACGACTGAAGGCCTTTATCGTTTGAACAGCAAGGATCAGCCAGTTCCCGCGATGGCGACTAAGATTGTTAAACCGACCAAAAACGGCACGCAATATGTCTTTCATATTCGAAAAAACGCCAAGTGGAGTAACGGGGATCCCGTTTTAGCAAGTGACTTTGAGTATGCTTGGAAGCGTGCGATGAATCCAGCTAACAAGCCAGTTTATACTTACATTTTTAGTGGTATCAAGAACGCGGATGCCATCAATAACGGAAAAAAGTCTTACAAGAGCTTGGGAATTAAGGCGATTGGAAAACGAACCTTACGAATTCAGTTAGATCACCCGATGACTTATTTTAACAAGCTTGTGACCGTACCGGTGTTCTTACCACAGGATGAAAAGTTTGTGACTAAAATCGGAACAGACAAGTATGGTACTAATTCGCCAACGACGGTTTCGAACGGTGCCTTTAAAGTGACCGGTTGGACTGGCTCTAACGATTCTTATGTCTTAAAACGAAACCAGTATTATTGGGACAAGCAGGCAATCAAATTAAAACAGATTCGTTATCAAACCGTTAAGGATGCGAATACGGCACATAATTTGTTTGCTGATGGGAAGTTGGATGACGCGACTATCTCCGGTGTAACAGCAAAAAGTTTGCAGCATAATGCCAATGTCAAACATGTCGACCGCGCGTGGACTTATTATTTACAAGTGAATCAACGTTCAGGTCAGCCGCTTCAGAATAAGAAATTAAGGCAAGCACTCTCACTTGTTATCAATCGAAAACAACTGACCAAGACTGTTTTAGCGGACGGCTCAAAGCCAGCGTCGAGTTTTGTTAGCCCTGGAACTGCCGTTGACCCCACCACGAATCGTGATTTTAGTGCTGAGACTAGTTTCTCTACCAAGGTAGATATTGCCAAGGCCAGACAGTTATGGACTGCTGGCTTAAAAGAAGCCAACATCAAGGGAACGGTACACTTGACCTTGATTGGTGATGATCAGGATGTCACCAAAAATGTCGCGCAATTTGTTCAACAATAA
- a CDS encoding thioredoxin family protein, giving the protein MKKAETQTKDEFLKKLSVGRFIIYFGADWCRECQYIRPKLPAIENNFSQYRFIKVDRDDNTQLCLDLNIRGLPSFLAFNNGQEIGRFVNGDLKTQPEIESWIRHLK; this is encoded by the coding sequence ATGAAAAAAGCTGAAACACAAACTAAAGATGAATTTTTGAAAAAACTTAGCGTCGGTCGTTTTATTATTTACTTCGGCGCTGACTGGTGCCGAGAATGCCAGTATATCCGTCCAAAGCTCCCGGCAATTGAAAATAACTTCTCACAGTATCGTTTCATCAAGGTAGACCGTGACGATAACACCCAGCTTTGTTTGGATTTGAACATTCGTGGCTTGCCAAGTTTTCTTGCGTTTAATAATGGCCAAGAAATTGGTCGATTTGTAAATGGTGATTTGAAGACACAACCAGAGATAGAAAGTTGGATCCGGCACTTAAAGTAA
- a CDS encoding AAA family ATPase — MKPVYLDMTYFGPHEHSIIDFSKLESTPIFLISGDTGAGKSTIFDAMTFALFGTTTNDGTDGRAAKDMRSQFAPADQPTKVIFYFEQGNQLYKISRTPEQSLAKKRGSGMTQRAATAKLAVVDRVGGVEINSIATKPADVGPEIGQILNLTADQFKKIILLPQNDFSEFLKSKTDDKEKILKKIFGTQLYSDFSAALKTEYLAARKTGEQFITDLRVALSSTTWTDDEQAQLKATPDDQKVSLLTQFVATRQTRLEQAQQATEALDKTVKQAEAVNQAGRDRQQQFKRLADAQTEYQTQVQQPATEMTAMRQHIQALTWAEGLQSTAQDLLRRQQEHKQLSETQVRIATNVKQTEAKAKTAQAALKQLAAEGEDNQKQQQRITQLTTLIPQANRIESLTTQLATLAPEFAKLQQTKQQQQQQLTDLDEQIKAKQTELPEVEQLRATKDQLSQQRSTFIETLTPLDHQWHQAKKTAADANDLLTKHKTALTDAQQKFEAAQRSFAQQRGRRQELMIAQLQQELVDGEPCAVCGSTDHSHMVATISASETELRQSMTAVDDAQNAVASTQQAVKSAQQQVEAAQKSAEEAAAQVEVTANEIKTSYQQLVVSAGLESITTYNLKTITANFDTQLHEISQQLTAAQELSTAIDELKTNRQALQDQVTATKLAVTQKQTQIDAKTTDLQHARTETQLKADETSQTLRHEKQQLEKAVADYQKQVDAAKDAVQASEVALSKDRMQQTDLAERLDANQQATVELNQTLTTALNADDAPTHDTAVLNAWLTELSAGQLSKLQVTVAKYDETKSRLTREIKELQAALANVEQPDLPALQAQLEAQRQLRDQAIQQQTVAKQAFTDGDSCLQRVQKIMQQQGSFAKRFAEITGLYNIITGKDGNESKLKLETYVVQHYLQRVLNYANEHFINLLSNNRYTFELADEASDKRTDHGLDINVYDNETGNSRSSKTLSGGETFIAALSIALSLSEVVQSSANGVQIDALFVDEGFGSLDDETLEKAMQALETIGENRMVGVISHIESMKRTIGQQVLIKKLGDGRSTVRLISK, encoded by the coding sequence GTGAAACCCGTCTACTTAGACATGACCTATTTTGGTCCCCACGAACACTCCATTATCGATTTTAGTAAACTTGAAAGCACCCCGATCTTTTTGATCAGCGGCGATACTGGCGCTGGTAAATCAACGATTTTTGACGCCATGACCTTCGCGCTGTTCGGGACGACAACTAACGATGGTACTGACGGCCGCGCCGCTAAGGACATGCGCAGTCAGTTTGCTCCGGCTGACCAGCCGACTAAGGTCATCTTCTACTTTGAACAAGGTAATCAGCTTTACAAAATCAGCCGGACACCGGAGCAGTCACTAGCTAAAAAACGTGGCTCCGGAATGACTCAGCGAGCTGCGACTGCCAAACTGGCGGTAGTCGACCGCGTTGGTGGCGTAGAAATCAATTCAATTGCGACGAAACCAGCCGACGTTGGTCCGGAAATCGGTCAAATTCTAAACTTGACTGCCGACCAATTCAAAAAAATCATTTTGTTACCGCAAAATGACTTTTCGGAATTTTTGAAATCTAAGACCGACGATAAGGAAAAAATTCTGAAGAAGATTTTTGGAACCCAGCTTTACAGTGACTTTAGTGCGGCCCTTAAAACCGAATACCTCGCCGCTCGCAAAACTGGCGAACAGTTTATCACGGATTTACGGGTCGCTCTATCATCGACCACTTGGACTGACGATGAACAAGCGCAACTCAAGGCCACGCCGGATGATCAAAAAGTGTCCCTGTTGACCCAGTTCGTTGCCACTCGTCAAACGCGCCTTGAACAAGCGCAACAGGCCACTGAAGCACTGGATAAGACCGTTAAGCAGGCAGAAGCTGTCAACCAGGCCGGCCGTGACCGTCAGCAGCAATTCAAACGGTTAGCGGATGCCCAAACAGAGTACCAGACTCAGGTCCAACAACCAGCAACCGAAATGACGGCGATGCGGCAGCACATTCAAGCCCTGACTTGGGCCGAGGGCTTGCAGTCGACTGCTCAAGACCTGCTTCGGCGCCAGCAAGAACACAAACAACTGTCAGAAACCCAAGTCCGGATCGCGACTAACGTCAAGCAGACTGAGGCTAAGGCTAAAACTGCTCAGGCCGCCCTTAAACAGTTGGCGGCAGAAGGTGAAGACAACCAGAAACAGCAACAACGCATCACCCAACTGACGACGTTGATTCCACAAGCAAACCGGATTGAAAGCTTGACGACCCAACTAGCAACGTTGGCCCCGGAATTTGCTAAACTCCAGCAAACAAAGCAGCAACAACAACAGCAGCTTACTGATTTAGATGAGCAAATTAAAGCAAAGCAAACCGAGTTGCCAGAAGTCGAACAATTGCGGGCAACCAAGGATCAGTTAAGCCAGCAACGGTCCACGTTTATTGAAACGCTAACGCCGCTTGACCATCAGTGGCATCAAGCCAAAAAAACGGCCGCCGACGCAAATGATCTGCTGACGAAGCACAAAACTGCACTCACCGACGCACAACAAAAATTCGAAGCAGCTCAACGTTCGTTTGCCCAACAACGGGGCCGTCGCCAAGAACTCATGATTGCCCAGTTGCAACAAGAACTGGTCGACGGTGAGCCCTGTGCCGTCTGTGGTTCAACCGACCACTCGCACATGGTCGCAACCATCAGCGCGAGCGAAACTGAATTGCGACAATCGATGACTGCCGTGGATGATGCCCAAAACGCCGTTGCCAGTACCCAACAAGCGGTCAAGTCGGCACAACAACAAGTTGAAGCTGCGCAAAAAAGCGCTGAAGAAGCCGCGGCTCAAGTTGAAGTGACTGCCAATGAGATCAAAACCAGCTATCAACAATTGGTGGTAAGTGCTGGACTAGAATCAATTACCACCTACAATTTAAAGACAATTACAGCCAATTTTGACACACAGCTACACGAAATCAGTCAACAATTGACGGCCGCTCAAGAACTTAGTACCGCGATTGATGAACTTAAGACAAATCGGCAAGCGCTCCAAGACCAAGTCACGGCCACCAAACTTGCGGTCACGCAAAAGCAGACCCAAATTGACGCCAAAACGACTGACCTGCAGCACGCCCGAACAGAAACGCAACTTAAGGCTGATGAGACCAGCCAAACGCTACGTCATGAAAAGCAACAACTTGAAAAAGCTGTTGCAGATTATCAAAAACAAGTTGATGCGGCCAAGGACGCGGTTCAAGCCAGTGAAGTGGCCTTATCAAAAGATCGGATGCAACAAACTGATTTGGCAGAACGCTTAGACGCAAATCAACAAGCAACGGTCGAACTCAATCAGACGTTAACGACTGCGCTAAACGCCGATGACGCGCCCACCCATGACACCGCCGTTTTAAACGCTTGGTTAACGGAATTGTCAGCTGGACAACTCAGCAAATTGCAGGTCACGGTTGCTAAATACGACGAAACTAAATCACGTTTGACCCGCGAGATTAAAGAATTACAAGCCGCACTCGCTAACGTTGAACAGCCCGATTTACCGGCACTTCAAGCCCAGCTGGAAGCACAGCGGCAACTGCGTGACCAAGCCATTCAGCAACAAACGGTCGCTAAACAAGCGTTCACAGATGGCGATTCCTGTTTGCAACGTGTCCAGAAAATCATGCAGCAACAAGGTAGCTTTGCCAAGCGCTTCGCCGAAATTACCGGCTTATATAACATCATCACCGGTAAAGACGGTAATGAATCCAAGCTCAAGCTGGAGACCTATGTCGTTCAACATTACCTCCAGCGAGTGCTCAACTATGCCAATGAGCACTTCATTAACTTGCTGTCGAACAACCGCTATACGTTCGAGTTAGCGGATGAAGCCAGTGACAAGCGTACCGATCATGGTTTAGACATTAACGTCTACGATAACGAAACGGGAAACTCGCGCTCCTCTAAAACCTTATCCGGCGGTGAAACCTTCATTGCGGCGCTGTCAATCGCATTGTCGCTAAGTGAAGTCGTTCAGTCCTCGGCTAACGGAGTCCAAATCGATGCTCTCTTTGTCGACGAAGGCTTCGGCTCGTTAGATGATGAAACCCTTGAAAAGGCCATGCAAGCGCTCGAAACCATTGGTGAAAATCGGATGGTTGGCGTTATCAGCCACATTGAATCGATGAAGCGTACGATTGGTCAACAAGTACTGATCAAAAAGCTCGGCGATGGCCGCAGTACGGTTCGTCTGATCAGTAAATAG
- a CDS encoding periplasmic substrate-binding domain-containing protein: MQQHLSHVQVSIKNVPDKGLQSLKSGGKFALSQWYWLADFADPINYLGVLQSTNSMNSGQFNDKTYDRLLTQANQTSSQTQYWQYLRKAAKRLHSQAGLIPLYYVRETHLVNHKLKGVAYHVAGETDYTRAYFK; encoded by the coding sequence GTGCAACAACATCTGAGTCATGTCCAAGTCAGCATTAAAAACGTTCCTGATAAAGGGTTGCAAAGTCTGAAAAGTGGTGGGAAGTTTGCGCTTAGTCAATGGTACTGGCTTGCAGATTTTGCCGATCCGATTAATTACTTGGGTGTGCTTCAGTCTACCAATAGTATGAACAGTGGTCAATTTAATGATAAAACTTATGACCGTCTGCTCACTCAGGCCAATCAAACGAGCAGTCAAACACAGTATTGGCAGTATTTAAGAAAGGCTGCCAAACGGTTACACAGTCAAGCAGGCTTAATTCCGTTATACTATGTTCGCGAAACACATCTGGTCAACCACAAATTAAAGGGTGTTGCTTATCATGTAGCTGGCGAAACCGACTATACCAGGGCTTATTTTAAATAA
- a CDS encoding UbiA family prenyltransferase, with translation MLTNETAYRPMTFKIFLEFIRLNAKAASVVPYFIGVLFSIYYFHAFNWINSLIYLIAQVAIALFVTGFNNVQDYYLAKDLHYRDTYNIVGREHLSPRRSLRLMLVMLATAIILGLVLVFLTNWLLLFMGAAAIGVAIFYTYGPVPFSRFPLGELLSGCVEGFGVFFLSVYMNVATPVLAGLTFDWPQFAIVGNLQNILVMILVGLPGIFLVANIMLADNISDLKQDIRNERYTVPYYIGHRWSLKVYDTLALLGYIPVLISVALQILPITQLLVLLVLPKILKNIRAFNAVQVKETTFNTAPQNLMLFQGMQLLGLILGILF, from the coding sequence TTGTTGACCAATGAAACGGCTTATCGGCCGATGACTTTCAAAATTTTTTTGGAGTTTATCCGGCTGAATGCCAAAGCGGCAAGCGTGGTGCCGTATTTTATCGGGGTGCTATTTTCAATTTATTATTTTCACGCGTTCAATTGGATTAATTCGTTAATTTATCTAATTGCACAAGTTGCGATTGCGTTGTTTGTAACGGGATTCAACAACGTGCAAGATTATTATTTAGCTAAGGATTTGCATTATCGCGATACTTATAACATCGTGGGGCGTGAACATTTGTCACCGCGCCGTTCTTTGCGATTAATGCTGGTGATGTTAGCAACAGCTATTATCTTGGGCCTGGTGCTGGTCTTTTTGACAAACTGGTTATTGTTATTCATGGGTGCCGCGGCGATTGGCGTCGCGATCTTTTACACTTACGGACCAGTCCCATTTTCCCGCTTTCCACTCGGTGAATTGTTGTCAGGCTGCGTTGAAGGCTTTGGCGTCTTCTTTTTGAGCGTCTACATGAACGTTGCGACGCCCGTCTTGGCAGGGTTGACTTTTGACTGGCCACAATTTGCGATTGTCGGTAACCTGCAAAATATCCTTGTCATGATTTTAGTGGGCTTACCTGGCATTTTCTTAGTTGCCAATATCATGCTTGCGGATAACATTTCCGATTTAAAGCAGGATATTCGCAACGAGCGTTACACCGTCCCGTATTATATCGGGCATCGCTGGTCACTGAAGGTCTATGATACTTTGGCATTACTGGGCTACATCCCGGTACTGATTAGCGTCGCCTTACAAATTTTACCCATCACGCAATTATTAGTGTTGCTTGTGTTGCCTAAAATTTTGAAGAATATTCGGGCCTTCAATGCAGTTCAAGTCAAGGAAACCACGTTCAACACGGCGCCACAAAATTTGATGCTGTTTCAAGGTATGCAACTACTAGGCTTGATTTTAGGCATCTTATTTTAG